The Penaeus chinensis breed Huanghai No. 1 chromosome 34, ASM1920278v2, whole genome shotgun sequence DNA window acatatgtatatttatatatatatatatatatatatatatatatatacatatatataaacatatatatacatatatctagatatatatgtatatatatatatatatatatatatatatatatgtgtgtgtgtgtgtgtatatatgtatgtgtgtatatatatatatatatatatatatatatatatatatttgtgtgtatatatatgtatatgtatatatatatatctatttatatatatctctatatatatgtatatatattataaatatatatatatatatatatatgtaaaatggggaaaatgctgtgccttttttttttttttttgggggggtaaaatgtctttgcacatagatggctctgctagagcttagccacaaaggagtcaataagtgaccttacctgatttgaattggcaagaaaaatgtagtatatgtaatatatatatatatatatatatatatatatatatatatatactagatatatgcatccatatatatatatatatatatatgatatatataaatatgtacatctgtgtgtttgtgtgtgtgtgtgtgtgtgtgtatatatatatatatatatatatatatatatatatatatatatatggatgtatatatctagtatttatatatatatatatatatatatatatatataaatactagatatatacatccatatatatatatatatatatatatatacatatatatatacatatatatatatatatatatatatatatatatacacacacacacacacacacaaacacactgatgtacatatttatatatattatatatatatgtatatatatatatatggatgtatatatctagtatttatatatatatatatatatatatatatatatatatatatatatacatgtgtgtgtgtgtgtgtatgtgtatatatatatatatatatatatatatatatatatatatatatatttatatatatatatatatatatatatatatgtatatatatctgtatatatatatatatatatgtgtgtgtgtatatgtatatatatatatatatataatatatatatatatatatatatatatatatatatatgtatatatatatatgtatatatatatggatgtatatatctagtatttatatatatatatatatatatatatatatatataaatactagatatatacatccatatatatatacatatatatataaatacatatatatatatatatatatatatatatacatatacacacacacacacacacacaaacacatagatgtacatatttatatatatatggatgtatatatctagtatttatatatatatatatatatatatatatactacatatatttacatacatatatatatataatatatatatataaatactagatatatacatttatatatatacatatatatatatatatatacacacacacacaaacacacagatgaacatatttatatatattatatatatatatatatatatgtatttatattatctatatatatacatatatatatatatatatatgtgtgtgtgtgtgtgtgtgtgtgtttgtgtgtgtgtgtgtgtgtgtgtgtgtgtgtgcgtgtgcgtgtgcgtgtgtgtgtgtgtgtgcgtgtgcgtgtgcgtgtgtgtgtgtgtgtgtgtgtgtgtgtgtgtgtgcgtgtgcgtgtgcgtgtgcgtgtgcgtgtgcgtgtgcgtgtgcgtgcgtgcgtgtgtgcgtgcgtgcgtgtgcgtgcgtgcgtgtgtgcgtgcgtgcgtgtgcgatcCCGCATGTATGCACTTGTAGAATTCGCGACAGAGCGTAAACGAGCACGAAGGTTACCATGGCAACGGACTGTCAGGAATGTCAACGAAACAGCTTCGGAGGCAAGATGTTGTGGGAAGACAGAGATGTTCGCTTCGATATCAGTCCCCAGTAAGTAAaccgaaagaaaaatatgatgttTGAAAATAGTTTTAGCAACAGTATAAtagattagtattgttgttattaataattcatTGTATTATTAATAAACGTAAACTGTTCGATCTAGTATGTTTTGTAGTCCAGCAAAttgacaaaaatatacatatatatataatgtttatttaaatTATACAGTAAGATATGcaagatacaaaaatatatgattgCTATTGCACCTTTAAAATGTATTATTAGTTGCACATAGTAACTAGTAATATGAAGTCCTTGGAAATTTAGATTTtcatgaaagaaaatattttacttttaaaaattaAGCAATGTGataagtaatgatatatatagacatttgctCTTTTTCAGGCAGATGAAAATGAGATCTGGGGAAAAGGTAATAGATAAACTAGACTCTGTTGAAGATACCAAAGGAAACTCGGGTGACAGAGGGAGGCTGATTATCACAAATCTGCGCTTGATATGGCATTCGCACAGCATGCCAAGGGTTTCTCTGTGTAAGTCAGTGAATAGCCtcttgtaagaaagaaaaaaatatatatataatatatatatatatattatatatatatatatatatatatatatatatatatatatatatattatatatatatattatatatatgtatatatatatatatacacagacatatatattatatatattatatatatatatattatatatatatgtatatatatacagacatatatatatatatatatatatatatatatatatatattgatatatatgtatatatatatatatattgatatatatatatatatatattgatatatatatatatatatatatatctatatatatctatatatgtgtatatatatatgtatatagacatatacttatatacttacacaaacacacacatatatttatttgtttatttatatatgtatggatgtttgtataATATTTCCAGTTATTCATCACATTATTTCAGTGAATTATTAATGTAGTATACCCCTTTTACCTATTTTTACTGACACAGTTTTGCCATTTAAACATCagatatttatatctttaaattgatgctctctcttactctttagcCTTTGACCAAAGCTCCATATTCATGCAAATGTTGTTGAGCTTGAAATTTTCTGAGTGACTGGAAATGCTACAACTTGATTATGTACTATTTAATTCACAGCTGTTGGTTACAACTGCATCATAAATATAACGACAAAGACTGTAAATTCAGTAAGTATATCATTCAATGTCTTATGCTTTGTGTATTGAAAGAGGAGAATATTTGGAGAATGATTAATGTATGGCATATTACAAAATAAGAGTATATCAAAATTTTTGAAAAGAGAAAATTTGAATAGGAATTTCTAGTATATGAGTTGTATATTTGCATTATTCAATGAAGACAGTTTCCTGGTTTTGAGTTATATCCTTCTTATAGTTTTGTGGACTAATTATCTGTGCTCTCTATCTCCTGTGAGATACAGATTATCAGTTGgattttatcaattttgttattctaTGTTTCAGAAACTTAGAGGTTTAACAGAAGCTTTATATATTTTAACTAAAGCAAATAGCACCAGGTTTGAATTTATCTTCACAAATCTGATCCCATCAACAGCAAGACTTTTCACCTCAGTTATTGGGGTGTATAAGTGAGTATATTATctgaatagataaatgcataaatgcatgtgtgtctgtttaaagaaaataacaagaaatataaattggccctatatatttaatatttcattTCTATAGGAAGCAAACCATTatgattttttcatttatttattatcatcttgttTCTTTCTACTCATTATTACAGCTGTACATAACAGGAAATAAGCTTGTACTCTATTCTGTTCTTAAATTGAAATACTTTTCAGGGCTTATAATTCTTCAAAGATGTACCGTGAATTGAAACTGAGAGGTGCTATTATTCAGAACAAACAGTTGAGAATATTACCTCAGGAACAAATATTTTCTCGTGTGAATGGAGTTTGGAATCTGTCCAGCGATCAGGTAATTTTTTGCAGTCATgggatattttgtatatttttcttatttgagatgtatatctattttttgggAGATATAAAGCCTTTCATTCATCTTGAAAAACAGAAGGTAGAATAGGTATGTATAGTGTTCTAACAGGACTGAATCAGATGCTTATTGCTTATTAGGAAtggacattttttttaaagaaatatactGATATGAATTTTcagtatattcatgtattttctcTACAGGGAAATCTTGGTACATTTATCATTACAAATGTACGCCTAGTTTGGTTTGCAAACATGAATGAACTGTTCAACATATCTCTACCATATCTACAAATAGCATCCGTAAGTTACACGATGGTCTTAAGCTGGCTGAATTGTTTTAAATTAAACtgaaataataagacaaaaaaaaaaaaaaaagactactgGAGAAAGATTATCAGACGCCTTGTAACATATATAGGATCATGGAAGCCTTATGCTCATTTTGATAACTTGAACTAGGTAAAAGTCCGCGAATCCAAGTTTGGCATGGCACTGGTGGTTGAAAGCTCAGAAGCCAGTGGAGGTTACGTGCTCGGCTTCAGAATTGACCCTGTTGAAAAGCTTCATGAAGTACACAAGGAGTTATCGTCACTGTACAATGTGTATTCACAATGTCCAGTCTTCGGCATAGAGTTTGTTCTTCATGACAAGGTAAGCAGAgtatttccattttattattattattattattattactgtcattattatttaaatttcctAAATAATCTTGCAAATTGACCCCTTATGGATGTACTTCATCAGTTCTTGCATTGTATTATTGTCTTTACATTAGATATTTGAGCTTCATGTATTGCCTAATACATGTGGACGTAGAAGCATTACTCTGACTGGCTCTTTTAAGGCTTTATGTAGGCTGATACACAGAGTTGCACCTGAAGTAATGTGCCTGCTTACCAAAGGAAAAACGGGAtgctaaccatcatcatcactgttatcgttgttgtaataatgataataacaatggtgaagaTGACTGAAACgaaaatgatagtggtagtagtagtagcaatgatagtattagtagtaattatcatcataattactattgctatcagtAATGACTACTATTATCACGGTCATGGTAATTGCTGGTTATCCCAGTAAATTTGTAGGATGTATGCTCCATTTGTAATGGTGAAGGACTTCCTAATTTTACTTCATATATTTCTGTTTTGCTGATTGTAGCTGTTGAACAAGTTATGTTACCAGAGTTGTTATTAGACTTTTGAGACAGTCTGAGACACCCCTGTATTTTTTTAATCTccaatgataaacaaacaaaaagagaaaagatgacaaGAAATACATTACACTTATTACAGACAAAGATTAGAATAATCACTAGATTTTTAAAATTTGGGCTTCTATTTCTTTGACTCGTATCAGAGAAGGTCTTTCTTGTGATAATATTCTCTGTTGTCCATGAGGGGTTGATCGTGCATTGTGTATTGTTATCAGCT harbors:
- the LOC125043878 gene encoding Bardet-Biedl syndrome 5 protein homolog isoform X2; translated protein: MLWEDRDVRFDISPQQMKMRSGEKVIDKLDSVEDTKGNSGDRGRLIITNLRLIWHSHSMPRVSLSVGYNCIINITTKTVNSKLRGLTEALYILTKANSTRFEFIFTNLIPSTARLFTSVIGVYKAYNSSKMYRELKLRGAIIQNKQLRILPQEQIFSRVNGVWNLSSDQGNLGTFIITNVRLVWFANMNELFNISLPYLQIASVKVRESKFGMALVVESSEASGGYVLGFRIDPVEKLHEVHKELSSLYNVYSQCPVFGIEFVLHDKPAGEEETLDLPEMEEAEIDESINDSADVLAAYLADGRHSDRETVFSNELGLAIEKLKDGYTLQTLWEISTKQIL
- the LOC125043878 gene encoding Bardet-Biedl syndrome 5 protein homolog isoform X1, with the protein product MLWEDRDVRFDISPQQMKMRSGEKVIDKLDSVEDTKGNSGDRGRLIITNLRLIWHSHSMPRVSLSVGYNCIINITTKTVNSKLRGLTEALYILTKANSTRFEFIFTNLIPSTARLFTSVIGVYKAYNSSKMYRELKLRGAIIQNKQLRILPQEQIFSRVNGVWNLSSDQGNLGTFIITNVRLVWFANMNELFNISLPYLQIASVKVRESKFGMALVVESSEASGGYVLGFRIDPVEKLHEVHKELSSLYNVYSQCPVFGIEFVLHDKDSLALNSIPRAFLLVDADQPAGEEETLDLPEMEEAEIDESINDSADVLAAYLADGRHSDRETVFSNELGLAIEKLKDGYTLQTLWEISTKQIL